In SAR324 cluster bacterium, the following are encoded in one genomic region:
- a CDS encoding NifU family protein has product MPYNGDILLYGGTAGETLEAAKLLYENGFDSFGYTESYDILKDALKASTEDVRLMDLPEEQRAGIIEDILDNKIRPALASDGGGLSVLNIDGNQVFVEYHGACGSCPSSTSGTLKFIESQLTISLNHDMQVIPA; this is encoded by the coding sequence ATGCCCTACAACGGAGATATCCTGCTTTATGGCGGGACAGCGGGCGAAACCCTTGAAGCGGCTAAACTACTGTATGAAAATGGTTTCGACAGTTTTGGCTACACTGAATCGTATGACATACTGAAAGATGCTCTCAAAGCTTCTACTGAGGATGTCCGGTTGATGGATTTGCCTGAAGAACAGCGTGCTGGAATCATTGAGGATATTCTGGACAACAAGATCCGTCCCGCTCTGGCTTCAGATGGTGGAGGTCTGAGCGTGCTGAACATTGATGGAAATCAGGTGTTTGTGGAGTATCATGGTGCCTGTGGATCCTGTCCCAGTTCAACATCGGGCACCCTCAAATTCATTGAAAGCCAGCTCACCATATCGCTCAATCATGATATGCAGGTGATTCCAGCCTGA